The Terriglobales bacterium genome segment CTACCAGGAGGCGCGCACCGCGCTCGACCTGCCTTTCACGCCGACCCTGTTCCAGGTGGTGGCGGGCGTCCCGGAATACCTGAAGCTGGTGTGGAGCGACCTGGGTCCGGTGGCGCGGTCGAAGGAGTTCCATGCCGCAGCCAAGGCGCTGGGCGAGTTCGTGCGCTCCGACGCGGTGCGCGGCGGCTGGCGCTTCGCCGACCAGGACCGCGCGCTTTCCGGCGAGCGCTTCTCGCGTCCTGACATCCAGGTGCTGGCCGAGGTGCCTCCCATCTTCACGCGCACGCTCTGCCAGATGGCGCTCTTCAGCCGGTTGATGCAGCGCGGCTACTCGGGCGGGCAGCGCGGCCGCGTGGGCAACTGCAAGCAGGCCGCGGCGATGTCGCGGCTATTCCGGCTGCAGATCCCGAACGAGAAGGAAGCCGGCCTGCGCACCTGGCTGCTGTATTCCGACATCAAGCGCACCACCGGCACGAAGCACGTGATGAGCCTATTCCGGCTGCTCTCGCACTTTCCCAGTTACCTGGCGGCGACGTGGGTGGACGCGAAGAAGGTGATGAGCGACCCGGATTCC includes the following:
- a CDS encoding halocarboxylic acid dehydrogenase DehI family protein, with product MSLTRAFEEHEVGPDLRRIYQEARTALDLPFTPTLFQVVAGVPEYLKLVWSDLGPVARSKEFHAAAKALGEFVRSDAVRGGWRFADQDRALSGERFSRPDIQVLAEVPPIFTRTLCQMALFSRLMQRGYSGGQRGRVGNCKQAAAMSRLFRLQIPNEKEAGLRTWLLYSDIKRTTGTKHVMSLFRLLSHFPSYLAATWVDAKKVMSDPDSQRTKDDVAKRTLSLLRGLPVRDHRAAAGKRITPAEWRDVEETVDSFARVTPQFALMSAVWQRSFPEYDVRKAA